From the genome of Oceanidesulfovibrio indonesiensis:
CGCGCTTCCAATTGAATTGGGCCGCGCTTTCGAATCGACGCCATAGCTCCTCCTCGCTCCAGTGAAATCCTGGAGCGAGGAGGAGCAAAATTGGAGCAAAAAGGCAATCAGAAGAAGGAGAGAATTAAGATAGAATACGTAATACACTGAAATTATTGGTACCCGGGACGGGAATCGAACCCGTACAGCCTTGCGGCCGAGGGATTTTAAGTCCCTTGCGTCTACCAGTTCCGCCACCCGGGCACACGGGGTTGAATGGGGTTATATTGCCGGTGGGGTCCTGGTCAAGACAAGGGGTGATACTCCGGGAGAGGGGTTCAAGCTCAAGCAACGTCAAAAATGCCACCACTTTTCTCCAGAACATAGCGTGTTACGGGCGAAGCGAAATACACGTCCCGGAGAGTATGGTCAGGAGCAGCATGTTCTATTGGTTGTCGTTCGCTGGCGTCAGGATGGCTCCGCTCCTGCAGGACCACACGCAGATACTGCGTGAGCACGAGGCCACCTATCTTCTGTTCCGGCAACATATGCGGTTGGTGCAACACGGTTCTTCCACACATCCGTTGATATTGCAGGGAGCAGTGTACTACAGCACCCATTCTAACTGGTTGATTTTCTACAGATTCAGGACGTTGCGCGGAAAGAGCTGACGCAGTACATCGGCTTGACAATACGCAATCACAAACAACAGGATGAAGCAGCCATGAATGTTGAGATCGTGAAAGTGGGACCGAAAAAGCTGGCGTGCGTTCGCCACGCAGGGCCGTACCAGGAATCCTTCAAGGCATGGGGCTCGCTGATGGCCCGGGCCGCGTCCAAAGGGCTGCAGCGGCCGGAGGCCAAGTATCTCGGCTTCAGCCATGACGACCCCAACGTTACCCCAGCCGCCGAGTTGCGCTATGATGCGTGCATTACCGTTCACGACGGCGCCGAGGGCGACGGCGATGTCCAGATCAGCGAGTTAGTCGGCGGCGAGTACGCCAAGTATCTGCACAAGGGGCCGTACGACGGCTTGATGAAGGTGTACAGCAACCTCTACACCAAGTGGCTGCCCGAATCCGGCCGGGAGGCGCGCCATGAACCGCCGTTCGGGAAGTGCCTGAACGATCCGAACTCCACGCCGCCGGAGGACCTGTTGACCGAGGTGTATATTCCGCTGGAGTAGCGGCGGCTCTTCGAGCGGCCAGAAACGTTGAACAGCGCGAAGGCCAGTCACCAGAATGACAAGGGCCCCACTCTTGGAGGCCCTTGATATACATCTGAAGCAAAGCTTACTTGGCTTTGCAGGTATTGCACTGCTCACGGTTGGGCTTCGTGTTCGTTTTCTTCCAGCTTGGAGAAGGATGGTGGTTCTTGTGGCAATCCTCTTCCCGGTGGTACGCGTCGCTGCCTTCTTCCTTGTAGTAATACGGCGGTTTCGTCTCAGACATTTCTTTCTCCTTTCCCTGTTTGCGGTTGCCGATTCCTTTGCGGAATACCCCGACGAAAAAGGAGATATTACTTGGAGCAGAAAATTTTTACATTTTCGCGCCCCAGTTATAAGGACGGCCACGCTCCAGGCGGGGCCACGCGGCTAACGCCGCGGGAGCAAGAAGTTTAAAATTTCTTGCTCCCAGTAATAAATTGAAAAGCCTTGACCGAAAGAGTTCTATCCGCCGCTCTAAAAGTCCAGATGCCTGGGGGTACGCGGGAAGGCGATGACGTCTCGGATATTCGTGATTCCCGTGACCAGCATGAGCAGCCGTTCGAACCCGAGTCCGAAGCCCGCATGAGGCGCCGACCCAAACTTACGCAACTCCAGGTACCACCAGTAAGGCGCCTTATCCAGCGAGCACTCATCCATGCGCGCCTCAAGCACATCCAGCCGTTCCTCGCGCTGGGAGCCGCCGATGAGTTCACCGATGCGCGGCACGAGCAGGTCCATGGCGGCCACAGTCTCGGGGTCGCCGGCATCGTCGTTCACCCGCATATAGAAGGGTTTGATGGAGCGCGGGTAGTCGTGCACGATGACCGGCCGCCTGAAATGCGTCTCGGTGAGGTAGCGCTCGTGCTCGGTCTGCAAATCCGTACCGAACTCCACCGGGTAATCGAACGTCTGTTTAGATTGCTTCAGAATCTCCACTGCCTCGCGATATGGCACGCGCTCGAAAGGCTGGGACACGATGTTCTCAAGCGTGGACATGAGCTCTTTGTCCACAAACCTGGCGAAGAGCTCGATGTCATCGGCCGATGCGTCGAGCACTGAAGTCAAGAGATCCTTGGTAAATTCCTCGGCCAAGTCCATGTTCATGGACAGATCGTAGAAAGCCATCTCCGGCTCGATCATCCAGAACTCGGCGGCGTGGCGAGGGGTGTTGGAGTTCTCCGCCCGGAACGTGGGGCCGAAAGTGTACACCTTGGACAGCGCCAGGGCGTATGGTTCGGCCTCCAGTTGGCCGGACACGGTGAGGTTGGCAGCGCGGCCGAAAAAATCTTCGGTGTGGTAGTCGCTGTCTTTGTCCGCGGTATAGCCGGGGGGCAAGGTGGTGACGCGGAACATCTCGCCCGCGCCCTCACAGTCCGAGCCGGTGATGATGGGCGTGTGCACGTAGTGGAACCCGCGGTTGTGGAAGAAGCGGTGCACGGCGAACGCCGCTTCGGAACGGATGCGCGCCATGGCCGAGTACTTGTTGGTGCGCGGGCGCAGATGCGCGATGGTGCGCAGGTACTCGTCGCTGTGGCGCTTCTTCTGCAGGGGGTAGTCCTCGGGCGCCGTTCCCACGATGCTCAGCTCGCGGCCCTTGAGCTCCCAGGCCTGGCCCTTGCCGGGGGACTCCACGAGATCGCCGATGACGGCTACCGCAGCGCCTGTGTTGGCGTCTTCGATAGATGCGTAGCCCGGCGCGTCGGCATCGAGGATGGCCTGGAGGTTTTTGAGGCAGGAGCCGTCGTTGATCTCAAGGAAGGAGAATCCCTTGGAATCGCGGCGGGTACGCACCCAGCCTCGGATGCGGACGTTTTCCAAAGGGCCTTCGGCATTGAGCGCGTCTTTTACGGTCAGATCAATCATGGTCGTATCGTCTAATATCGAGCGTTTCAGGTTCGATGCGTCGGAACCGGAATACAATAAAGACGGAGAAAGGGGGAGTAAAGGGGGGAACGTATGGCGTGTCAGTGGTCGGCAACGGTCATGCCGGTGCACTTGCCGTTGTGAGTATAATGAAAGGCGTTTTGAGTCCAGTGAGGCTATGGTAAACCAGAGAATGTGCCGATATGGATTGGATACCTGTCGGCTTGAGAATTTGTTGACCCTTCCCCTATTTTAAAAAAGTTTGCTTCACCTTCAGCTTCGAGCCGGTAAACACCCTAGTAGACAAAACTTGAACAGAAAAAGGGCCTAGCGATTTAACACTAAGCCCTTGAAATTCTTTTGGTGGAGCTGGAGGGAATCGAACCCACGACCTCTTGAATGCCATGCCTAGTCCCCACCGTGAAAGATTATTTATTTTAGCTGGTTATGGGATAGAGGGAAACGGGATTTGGATGAATGAGGACTATATCATTGGGAAATAAGGTTCACCCGATGTTCACCCAAGTTAGCCCGCCCCAGCGCTTTTTTGCTGGATGCTCTGCTCCATGAAGGGGGTGATGCCGACGTAGAAGAAATCAAACCGACTAAGGCCCGGGCACACAAGCCCAATACGCAACCAGACTACTGAAATGTTGGAACTAACAAATTTGTTGCCACACGTATTATACACGAGAGACTCTACTTAAAGTTCCGAGGTTGCAAACCTTTCTGTCCAGGCAGCGACTGGCTGCCAAGGAGAAGGGAATGCATAACAGCGCATTACCCACAACTGCAAATCTCCCGCTCGCGTTAGCAGGAGGGGGACAGCATTTTGACTTACTCACCGTCTTGTACGGTGATCCGCTTCCGCAGGGAGTGTTTAATCTCTGGACGAAGCACAATCACGCTACCAAGAGCTTCACGCTGCCTGCTCAGGGCATGGCGGCGGGTGCGGCAATTGCTCAGCTGTCTCAGCAGCACTTGGACCTCTACTACGAGGTGGGGCTCCAGGCGAAGATACCGGCCCCGGGAAAGCGTGGCAATGAAGACGGTGTAGCGTTCATTCCTGGCGTGTGGATGGACATCGACATCGCCGGGCCCAATCATAAGGCCACGGACCTGCCGCCTGACGAACAGGCGGTCTGGGAGGTGATCAACCACTTCCCGCTGGAACCTACACTTGTTGTCCATTCCGGGGGCGGCCTGCATGTCTACTGGCTCTTCAAAAGGCCATGGGCTCTCTCCTTGGACGAGGATCGAGAGCAGGCCAAGGCGCTGTCACGTAATTTCCAGGAGCATCTGGCCCAGTTTGCTCGCGGCAAAGGTTGGAAGCTGGACAAGACGCACGACCTCTGCCGCATCCTCCGGGTTCCTGGCTCATCCAACTACAAGGATCCGAATAACCCGGTGTCGGTCACGCTCATCCACTACGACGAGGTAGCGCGTTATGAGCCTGCGGAGATTGCCAAGCTGGTTAACCCGATTCAGGCTTCAGCCCCGAAAACGAAGGCAATTGCGATAGAGCCAGAGGTCATGCCATTGGCCAATATACCGAAGGCCGACGCCGACAAGGTAATTGGCGAATGCGCTTGGCTTAAGCACTGCCGTGATGATGCAGCGACCCTGCCCGAACCGGAGTGGTTCGCAATGATTAGCGTCGTCGCACCTTGTAAAGATGGGCCCGCGAAAGTCCATGAGCTGAGCAAGCCGTACCCGGGGTACAACGAGAAAGAAACCACGGCGAAGATCGCCCAGGCGCTCAGTGGCCCTGGTCCACATATGTGCTCAACAATCCGTAGTGACCGTGGCGGTGAAGCATACTGTTCGGCATGTTCCCACTGGGGCAAGGTGAAAAGCCCGATAGTTCTCGGGCTCGACCCTGCAGTGCGTGCGCTGATGCCTGTGCCTGTCAGCACTACGCTGACGCATGTCGAGGTTGAGTATGACGCTCTGGTCCCCCCCGGGTATGCGGTTTTGCCAACGGGCATTACAAAATCCGGTGCCCAAAAAGTCGATATCCAGGTGCTTGCTGTGCCGTTGTTGATCCGTTCGCGCGCCAAGGACATGGCAACAGGCAAGGAAGTGGTAGAAGTCACATGGGACAAGGACCGCGAATGGAATAAAGCCGCAGTCCCCCGTAAGACTATCTCAACAACACGTGATATCGTAGCGTTAACCGACTATGGTCTGCCAGTGACCTCCACGAATGCGAAGCTGGTTGTGGATTTTCTGCACGACTTCGAGGTTGCGAACCCGGCCATTCCCCTGGTCCGCTGCTCAAGTAAGCTGGGGTGGCAGGGTGAGGACTCTTTCCTGTGGGGCAATACTCTGCTGACGGCAACTGGAGGTGCTTCCGGTCTCGTCTTCCGTGGATTAGATTCCGGCGATGAACAGTTAGCGACGGCGTTTCATGCCAACGGTACCATGGATACATGGGCAACTGCGATCAATCAGTTGTATCATTATCATCGCGTAATGGTGATGATTTACGCCTCGCTGGCAGCACCCTTCATGCAGGTTATGGGCGTTGCAAATTTCGTCGTGGATCTCGCAGGCGAGACCTCGAAAGGCAAGACCATCAGTTTGCGTGCTGCTGTGTCGGCCTGGGGGAATCCAGGTGAGCGCTCCTCAGCCTCGGCTCTCCACACCTGGGATAGTACAAAAGTGTGGCTTGAGAGCACCTCAAATCTGTTGAACGGCCTGCCGTTGGCACTGGACGATTCGAAAACTGCAAGTTCGTCCGACATCATTGGCGAGATGGTCTACCGGTACACGGCGGGAAAAGGCCGTGGTCGTGGGTCTCTTCAAGGCACCCGCCATATGGGGAACTGGTGCAGTGTTATGCTCTCCACCGGTGAACAATCGGCGGTGGATTACTCGAAGCGACATGGTGGCACCCGTGCGCGCGTTTTGAGTCTTCAAGGCGCGCCGTTTGGCGATGGGAATCAGGGAATGCTGGTCAAGTCTCTGGATCAAGCTGTGAAGCGCAATTACGGTCATGCAGGGCCGGCGGTGGTGCAGTTTATCCTGGACCACAAGGCGGACTGGCCGCTGTGGCGCGAGGCATATCATGAAATGCAGGATCGCTACTCAAGGATGGCAGGCGATAACTCTATCGCTGGCCGTCTGGGCGACATCGTGGCCTTCCTGCATGTAGCTATCCCGCTTATTCATGCAGCACTCCCGGCACTCAAGCCTACTCTTCCAGTTTCCACCATCATGGAGGCGCTGTGGGATGAGGTCAGTGGCCGCGCTGATGAGGCAGATCGTGCCCTGGAGGCGCTCAAGGCATTGTGGGAATGGTCGGTCACCAACCAGGACAAGTTCTGGGACAAGCACCAGGTGGACATGAGCGGAAAGCCGAAAACTCCGCATTCGGGCTGGGCCGGTGCATGGAAAGAAACGTTTCTCGCGTTCACTACCAGAACCCTCGAAACAGTGCTCAACGACTTCGATATGCCAGCAGTCCTCAACAGCTGGAAGGATCGAGGCTGGCTCGCAACCGGTTCATCGAAAGGCAAGCAGCGCAGCGTACGCATAAATGGCGTACCGACAAGTTGCTACTGCATCGATATCGGCACGTTCCAGGCAGTACTTCAGCTGCCTGTGGATAGTTAACGAGTCAGGAATGGTATGGAGGTATGGAGGTAATTTGCCGGGGCAGACTGAAATATGGGCCAAAAGGATTCCAAAAAAGTGGAGTCCAGGGGCTTATAGCTCCGGCGTCGAAAATTGCGTCCATACCGTCCATACCGTCCATACCAGAATTTGCAGGATTACTGGAAATTTACCACAACCCTCGACTCCCCTTATGGAGGCGCAAGATGGATAAATACAATGAAATGTTGGATAGATACTCACTGGACACGCTGATATTCGGACTCGGTGGTTCGGAAGAGGCATTGGTAAAACCTGAATCGGCGCAGGAACCGCATGCGGCTGCAGAAACCGCCGCTCAATACCCGCAACCGCCTTTTCTTGATCTGAGCTTCATCCCGTCCGAAGCTCCATTTGAAATCGCGCCTGATGCAGAGCCCCCCGATTGGATGGCAATGGAACCTCCATGCCCTGAAGACGTGTTCGAGGACCAAGTTGATTGGGGATTGGAGAACGATGAGCACGAGCACCATCTGTGCAGCGATGAGCCACACGATCCGTTCGCGAAATAGCTACCCGGCTTGAACCCGCCACCCACGCGGCCGCAGGCGAGAGGCTTACTTTGGTCTCCGTGTGCGGCCGCTCCTTTTTGTTGACCCCTGATATCCTGTTTGATCTTGTAAACGCTCAAGCTGGACGCCGGTACTACTAATCGGGTAAGTGTCCAGCTATGGAAAGTTGTTAGCTTTTTCCCGGGGTGGAAAATGGTGCAAGGGGCTGATATTTTTCATGTTGATGGTCGAGGTTTAGGACTTTACGCTAGGTTGCGGATTATCTTTCATCGAAGCCGTTTTTATCTTCAACGGCATTACCTATATATAACGAGAGTGCCTGAAAACGATGGCGAATACGAATAATGGCGCAACGCTCGGCTTCGAGGCGGACCTGTGGGCGGCTGCGGACGCAATGCGTGGGGGAATGGATGCTTCGGAATACAAGCACGTTGCCCTGGGTCTGATCTTCCTGAAGTACATCTCGGATGCATTCGAGGCCAAGTATCAGGAACTGCAAGCCGATGACCTTAGCGACCCCGAGGACCCGGAAGAGTACCTGGCTGAGAATATCTTCTGGGTGCCGAAAGAGGCGCGTTGGGCTTCGCTTAGGGACAACGCCAAGCAGCCCACTATCGGCAAAATTATTGATGACGCCATGATCGCCATCGAGAAGGAGAACCC
Proteins encoded in this window:
- a CDS encoding AraC family transcriptional regulator translates to MNVEIVKVGPKKLACVRHAGPYQESFKAWGSLMARAASKGLQRPEAKYLGFSHDDPNVTPAAELRYDACITVHDGAEGDGDVQISELVGGEYAKYLHKGPYDGLMKVYSNLYTKWLPESGREARHEPPFGKCLNDPNSTPPEDLLTEVYIPLE
- the asnS gene encoding asparagine--tRNA ligase, which gives rise to MIDLTVKDALNAEGPLENVRIRGWVRTRRDSKGFSFLEINDGSCLKNLQAILDADAPGYASIEDANTGAAVAVIGDLVESPGKGQAWELKGRELSIVGTAPEDYPLQKKRHSDEYLRTIAHLRPRTNKYSAMARIRSEAAFAVHRFFHNRGFHYVHTPIITGSDCEGAGEMFRVTTLPPGYTADKDSDYHTEDFFGRAANLTVSGQLEAEPYALALSKVYTFGPTFRAENSNTPRHAAEFWMIEPEMAFYDLSMNMDLAEEFTKDLLTSVLDASADDIELFARFVDKELMSTLENIVSQPFERVPYREAVEILKQSKQTFDYPVEFGTDLQTEHERYLTETHFRRPVIVHDYPRSIKPFYMRVNDDAGDPETVAAMDLLVPRIGELIGGSQREERLDVLEARMDECSLDKAPYWWYLELRKFGSAPHAGFGLGFERLLMLVTGITNIRDVIAFPRTPRHLDF
- a CDS encoding DUF927 domain-containing protein; the encoded protein is MHNSALPTTANLPLALAGGGQHFDLLTVLYGDPLPQGVFNLWTKHNHATKSFTLPAQGMAAGAAIAQLSQQHLDLYYEVGLQAKIPAPGKRGNEDGVAFIPGVWMDIDIAGPNHKATDLPPDEQAVWEVINHFPLEPTLVVHSGGGLHVYWLFKRPWALSLDEDREQAKALSRNFQEHLAQFARGKGWKLDKTHDLCRILRVPGSSNYKDPNNPVSVTLIHYDEVARYEPAEIAKLVNPIQASAPKTKAIAIEPEVMPLANIPKADADKVIGECAWLKHCRDDAATLPEPEWFAMISVVAPCKDGPAKVHELSKPYPGYNEKETTAKIAQALSGPGPHMCSTIRSDRGGEAYCSACSHWGKVKSPIVLGLDPAVRALMPVPVSTTLTHVEVEYDALVPPGYAVLPTGITKSGAQKVDIQVLAVPLLIRSRAKDMATGKEVVEVTWDKDREWNKAAVPRKTISTTRDIVALTDYGLPVTSTNAKLVVDFLHDFEVANPAIPLVRCSSKLGWQGEDSFLWGNTLLTATGGASGLVFRGLDSGDEQLATAFHANGTMDTWATAINQLYHYHRVMVMIYASLAAPFMQVMGVANFVVDLAGETSKGKTISLRAAVSAWGNPGERSSASALHTWDSTKVWLESTSNLLNGLPLALDDSKTASSSDIIGEMVYRYTAGKGRGRGSLQGTRHMGNWCSVMLSTGEQSAVDYSKRHGGTRARVLSLQGAPFGDGNQGMLVKSLDQAVKRNYGHAGPAVVQFILDHKADWPLWREAYHEMQDRYSRMAGDNSIAGRLGDIVAFLHVAIPLIHAALPALKPTLPVSTIMEALWDEVSGRADEADRALEALKALWEWSVTNQDKFWDKHQVDMSGKPKTPHSGWAGAWKETFLAFTTRTLETVLNDFDMPAVLNSWKDRGWLATGSSKGKQRSVRINGVPTSCYCIDIGTFQAVLQLPVDS